The following proteins are co-located in the Armatimonadota bacterium genome:
- a CDS encoding response regulator transcription factor — protein sequence MPIRVLLADDQVLTRQGLRALLSREPDIEVVAEAGTGQEAVQLALRHRPDVVLMDVVMEEGDGIEATRAIKQSLPSTQVLILTVYADQELFRQAVRAGAVGYVLKDISPQNLVNAIRAVYSGKTMVNPGIVRQLMEDLYRRAEEGPWNARRMHGLTDREVDVLLGVAGGLSDKEIAARLFLAESTVKTHLRSIYQKLGVRNRAQAAAWAVEKGLVQSGPLSEVRAAAGPGRSRIRKAQ from the coding sequence ATGCCCATTCGCGTCCTGCTCGCTGACGATCAGGTCCTGACCCGGCAGGGGTTACGGGCCCTCCTGAGTCGAGAGCCGGACATCGAGGTGGTGGCGGAGGCAGGGACCGGGCAGGAGGCGGTGCAGCTCGCGCTCCGCCACCGGCCGGACGTGGTGCTCATGGATGTGGTCATGGAGGAGGGGGACGGCATCGAGGCCACCCGGGCCATCAAGCAGAGCTTGCCCAGCACCCAGGTCCTCATCCTCACCGTGTACGCGGATCAGGAGCTCTTCCGCCAGGCGGTCCGGGCGGGGGCGGTGGGCTACGTCCTGAAGGACATCTCACCCCAGAACCTGGTGAACGCCATCCGGGCGGTGTACAGCGGCAAGACCATGGTGAACCCCGGGATCGTGCGCCAACTGATGGAGGACCTCTACCGACGGGCGGAGGAGGGGCCCTGGAACGCCCGGCGGATGCACGGCCTTACGGACCGGGAGGTGGACGTGTTGCTGGGGGTCGCGGGCGGGCTGTCGGACAAAGAGATCGCCGCCCGCCTGTTCTTAGCGGAGTCCACGGTGAAGACTCACCTGCGGTCCATCTACCAGAAGCTCGGCGTGCGCAACCGGGCCCAGGCGGCCGCCTGGGCCGTGGAGAAGGGCTTGGTACAATCCGGCCCGCTCTCCGAGGTTCGGGCCGCCGCGGGTCCTGGCCGGTCCCGGATCCGAAAGGCCCAGTAG
- a CDS encoding protoglobin domain-containing protein → MSIPGYTYGTAEAAQSPVSLEELRRLEQAVAWTEDDARYLRMAGDVLEDQIEEVLDLWYGFVGSTPHLVHYFSDPQGRPIASYLEAVRRRFGQWILDTCRRPRDRDWLNYQHEIALRHHRTKKNRTDGVASVDHIPLRYVIALVAPIALTIKPFLTRKGHPPEEVEKMHAAWVKAVVLQAALWSHPYAREGDW, encoded by the coding sequence ATGAGCATCCCTGGATACACATACGGAACGGCGGAGGCCGCGCAGAGCCCTGTCTCTCTGGAAGAGCTCCGGCGACTCGAGCAGGCGGTGGCCTGGACGGAGGACGACGCGCGGTACCTCCGCATGGCGGGGGACGTCCTGGAGGACCAGATCGAGGAGGTTTTGGACCTGTGGTACGGGTTCGTGGGATCTACCCCGCATCTCGTGCACTACTTCTCCGACCCGCAGGGCCGGCCCATCGCCTCCTACCTGGAGGCGGTCCGCCGGCGGTTCGGCCAGTGGATCCTGGACACCTGCCGCCGCCCCCGGGACCGGGACTGGCTCAACTACCAACACGAGATCGCCCTGCGTCACCACCGCACGAAAAAGAACCGAACGGATGGAGTGGCCTCCGTAGACCACATCCCCTTGCGATACGTGATCGCCCTCGTGGCCCCCATCGCCCTGACCATCAAACCCTTCCTCACCAGGAAGGGACACCCGCCGGAGGAGGTGGAGAAGATGCACGCGGCTTGGGTGAAGGCCGTGGTGCTCCAGGCGGCCCTGTGGAGTCACCCCTACGCCCGGGAGGGAGACTGGTAG
- a CDS encoding glycosyltransferase, with the protein MGSTSGDRGGEQVVWVLLCAYNEAENLPGLLADLEAVARRLPLRVLVVDDGSEDGTGEVARGRPGLYPLEVVSHGHNRGLGAALRTGLTAILDRCRDGDVVVTMDADGSHRPAQIPQLVEALRQGADVVIASRYRQGSRVLGVPFLRRLLSLGARAVLSLRFPFPGVRDYTSGYRAYRAGLLRRAWERYREGWIRSSGFAAAAEILLTLRPFRPVVREVPLDLRYDLKRGVSKLPPLRTIRHYLRFLMEFRP; encoded by the coding sequence ATGGGCTCTACGTCCGGAGACAGGGGAGGCGAGCAGGTCGTCTGGGTGCTCCTCTGTGCCTACAACGAGGCGGAAAACCTCCCGGGGCTCCTGGCGGACCTGGAGGCGGTGGCACGCCGCCTCCCCCTCCGGGTCCTCGTGGTGGACGACGGGAGCGAGGACGGGACGGGGGAGGTCGCCCGAGGACGCCCAGGGCTCTATCCGCTCGAGGTGGTTTCCCATGGCCACAACCGGGGCCTTGGGGCGGCTTTGCGCACGGGACTCACCGCCATCCTGGATCGGTGCCGGGACGGAGACGTGGTCGTTACCATGGACGCGGACGGCTCCCACCGCCCTGCCCAGATCCCGCAACTCGTGGAAGCCCTCCGCCAAGGCGCAGATGTGGTCATCGCGAGCCGCTACCGCCAGGGAAGCCGTGTCCTCGGAGTCCCCTTCCTCCGTCGCCTGCTGAGTCTGGGAGCCCGAGCGGTGCTCTCCCTGCGGTTTCCCTTTCCGGGCGTGCGGGACTACACCTCCGGCTATCGAGCGTATCGGGCCGGGCTCCTCCGCCGGGCGTGGGAGCGCTATCGGGAAGGTTGGATCCGGTCTTCGGGATTCGCGGCCGCCGCGGAGATCCTGCTGACGCTGCGGCCCTTCCGGCCCGTGGTCCGGGAGGTCCCCCTGGACCTCCGCTATGACCTCAAGCGGGGCGTCAGCAAGCTCCCCCCGCTCCGTACCATCCGGCATTACCTCCGGTTCCTGATGGAATTTCGGCCGTAG
- a CDS encoding prepilin-type N-terminal cleavage/methylation domain-containing protein, which yields MRVRESGLTLVELLVASTLLGVAAVCCAAALGALLRAWQAGTALVDEQQTARFALDWVVRRLRMADRFTEAAGGSVAFEADLTSLLGSELHRFCLDEDDGILREQIGSDVSSTCNRGGPLNAREGTRGVRILGLVFAYFDAENRPLTPLPLGTPELGRITRIQVEVAFDRNRSGRYEPGRDLVLRGEAAVRGGR from the coding sequence GTGCGCGTGCGGGAATCCGGCCTTACCCTGGTGGAGCTGCTGGTGGCCTCGACCCTCCTGGGGGTGGCCGCGGTCTGCTGCGCTGCGGCTCTCGGAGCCCTCCTCCGCGCCTGGCAAGCGGGTACGGCCCTCGTGGACGAGCAGCAGACGGCCCGGTTCGCCCTGGACTGGGTGGTGCGGCGGCTGCGTATGGCGGACCGGTTTACGGAAGCCGCGGGCGGCTCGGTTGCCTTCGAGGCGGATCTCACCTCCCTCCTAGGGTCGGAGCTCCACAGGTTCTGCCTGGACGAGGACGACGGGATCCTGCGGGAGCAGATCGGCTCGGACGTCTCCAGCACCTGTAACCGGGGAGGACCGCTCAACGCACGGGAGGGGACCCGGGGCGTGCGGATCCTCGGGCTCGTGTTCGCCTACTTCGATGCGGAGAACCGGCCGCTTACCCCCCTTCCACTCGGCACTCCGGAGCTGGGACGCATCACCCGGATCCAGGTGGAGGTGGCCTTCGACCGGAACCGATCGGGCCGCTACGAACCGGGTCGGGATCTGGTGCTGCGGGGGGAGGCCGCGGTCCGAGGAGGGCGGTGA
- a CDS encoding type II secretion system protein translates to MRARGTEGNTLLELAAVLGILGLFVTLTLSGFTRARQDRLAEGVAWEVAQTLRHAQQLAVARSGEWRAVRVRFSDRVEIRGVWPDGAETEVVAATDRFPRGVRVIPLGRPLIEFSRSGSPTPGSNQTIEVGAGAAVRYVVLSGQTGRVRITRTRP, encoded by the coding sequence GTGAGGGCCCGAGGCACGGAGGGCAACACGCTCCTCGAGCTCGCCGCGGTCCTGGGGATCCTGGGCCTGTTCGTGACCCTGACCCTTTCCGGTTTCACCCGAGCGCGGCAGGATCGGCTTGCGGAGGGCGTGGCGTGGGAGGTGGCTCAGACCCTCCGGCACGCCCAGCAGCTGGCGGTGGCCCGCAGCGGGGAGTGGCGGGCCGTGCGGGTGCGCTTCTCGGATCGGGTGGAGATCCGGGGCGTCTGGCCGGATGGGGCGGAGACGGAGGTGGTGGCGGCCACGGACCGGTTCCCGAGAGGGGTGCGGGTCATCCCGCTCGGTCGGCCCCTCATCGAGTTCTCCCGATCCGGTTCTCCCACTCCGGGCTCCAACCAGACCATCGAGGTGGGGGCCGGTGCCGCAGTCCGGTACGTGGTGCTGAGCGGCCAGACGGGTCGGGTGCGGATCACCCGGACCCGTCCCTGA
- a CDS encoding elongation factor P produces MAASELRSGMVIRLEGELFRVITASYHAGGGQMGGVTHAKLRNTRTGTVREVRFRADELIEDVQTTRRNMQVLYQDGEATHFMDTETFEQVDIQNARLGPAAAYLREGMTVPVEFSDGEPVGVVFPDVVEVQVVETAPPSRAIGTENVWKEAKLENGLVILVPPFIAPGEWIRVDVETASYVERAKRKARGER; encoded by the coding sequence GTGGCGGCGTCTGAGCTGCGATCCGGCATGGTGATCCGGCTGGAGGGGGAGCTGTTCCGGGTCATCACGGCCTCCTACCACGCGGGCGGGGGACAGATGGGCGGGGTAACGCATGCGAAGCTGCGCAACACCCGCACGGGGACCGTCCGGGAGGTGCGGTTCCGCGCGGACGAGCTCATCGAGGACGTGCAGACCACCCGCCGCAACATGCAGGTGCTCTATCAGGACGGAGAGGCCACGCACTTCATGGACACGGAGACCTTCGAGCAGGTGGACATCCAGAACGCCCGCCTGGGTCCCGCGGCCGCCTACCTGCGGGAGGGGATGACGGTCCCCGTGGAGTTCTCCGATGGGGAGCCCGTGGGCGTGGTGTTCCCGGACGTGGTGGAGGTCCAGGTGGTGGAGACCGCGCCGCCCAGCCGGGCCATCGGCACGGAGAACGTGTGGAAGGAGGCCAAGCTCGAGAACGGCCTTGTGATCCTGGTCCCGCCCTTCATCGCGCCCGGGGAGTGGATCCGGGTGGACGTGGAGACCGCCAGCTACGTGGAGCGGGCGAAGCGCAAGGCCCGCGGCGAACGGTAA